GGTGGGGCCACATCGCCTCGAGCACCTCGCGCTTGAGCGGGGTCGTGGCCGCTTGGTCGAGGTAGATCACGGCGTCAGGACACCGTGATGTCGAGACCGAGGTCGAGCGCCCGGACGCTGTGGGTCAGGGCGCCGACCGAGATGACGTCGACGCCCGTGCGGGCGATGTCGCCGATCGTGTCGAGGGTGATGCCGCCGCTCGCCTCGACCAGCGCCCGCCCCGCGATCAGCGCGACGCCCGCGCGCAGGTCGTCGAGGCTGAAGTTGTCGAGCATGATCGTGTGCGCCGCACCGGACTCCAGCACCGCGTCGATCTGGTCGAGCCGGTCGACCTCGACCTCGACGTGGGTCGTGTGCGGCAGGTCGAGCCGCGCCTGGCGCAGCGCCGCGGTGAGGTCCCCGATGACGGCCAGGTGGTTGTCCTTGGCCATGACGGCGTCCGACAGCGAGAAGCGGTGGTTGTGGCCGCCGCCGCAGCGCACGGCGTGCCGTTCCAGCGCCCGCAGGCCCGGGGTGGTCTTGCGGGTGTCGACGACGCGGACGTCGGTGCCGGCGACCGCCTCGACGTACGTCCGGGTCAGGGTCGCGATGCCGGTCATCCGCTGGACGAGGTTGAGGGCGACGCGCTCGGCCTGCAGGACGGCCCGGGCCGGACCCTCGACCCGGGCCAGCACCGCGCCGCGGTCGAACGACTCACCGTCCGCTCGCTCGACGGTCACCTTCACGGCCGGGTCCAGAGTGGTCATCGCGATCTCGAAGACCTCGGCACCGGCCAGCACGCCCGGCTCGCGGGCGACCAGCTCGGCCTGCGCGACGGCGGTCGACGGGACCAGCGTCTGCGAGGTGAGGTCGCCGAACGGGGCGTCCTCGTCCAGTGCCATGTCCACGACCCGCTGGATCTGTCGACGTTCAAGCATGTGTCACACCTTCTGCTGGGTCGGGGTGCCGATCGCCGAGTGGGTCGCCTGCTCGGGGTCGGTGTGCGGGAAGTCCGTGCGGTAGTGGCCGCCGCGCGACTCCTCGCGGGCGAGGGCGCTGGCGACGACCGCGCGCGCCACCACGAGCAGGTTGGCGTCCTCGGCGGCCTTGGCGTCGGTGACCTCCGGGGATCGCCACCGCCTCAGCTCGGCCACGGCCTGCTGCAGGTCCGCTCCGTCGCGAGCCAGTCCTGCCGCTTCCCACATGAGCTGCTGCAGGTCGGTGCGGCTGACGTCCTGGGCGTCCGGGTCGGAGGTCAGGTCGAGCTTGAGCGGCGCCTGCCACTGGTCGTCGAAGTCCGCCAGGGGTGCCGGCGAGACGATCCCCTCGACGACCCGGGAGCCGTAGACAGCGCCCTCGAGCAGCGAGTTGGACGCGAGCCGGTTGGCCCCGTGCAGGCCGTTGCAGGCCGCCTCCCCCACCGCGTACAGGCCGGGCACCGAGGTGCGTCCCCACTCGTCGGTGCGGATGCCACCCATGTAGTAGTGCGCGGCGGGCGTCACCGGGATCGGCACGGTGGCCCAGTCGTGGCCCTGCGCCCGGCACGCGGCGTCGATGTTGGGGAACCGGCGGGCCAGGAACTCCGCACCCAGATGCGTGGCGTCGAGGCGGACCGGGATGCCCGGCTGGCGGGCCATCTGCTGCGCGATGCCTCGGGCGACGACGTCGCGCGGCGCCAGCTCGGCGTCCGGGTGCACGTCGAGCATGAAGCGGTGGCCGTCGGCGTCGATCAGGACGGCACCCTCGCCACGGACGGCCTCGGAGATGAGGAAGTTGCCGGGGGCGTCGAGCGAGGTCGGGTGGAACTGGTAGAACTCCAGGTCCGCCGCGAGAGCACCGGCGCGGAGCGCCATCGCGAGGCCGTCGGCGGTTGCCACCTCGGGGTTGGTCGTGTACGGGAACAGCTGCCCGGCCCCACCCGTCGCCAGGATCACGGCGTCCGAGCGGACCTCCTCGCCGCCCAGCAGGCGCACGCCCACGCAGCGGCCGTCCTCGAGCAGCAGGTCGACGACCGTGGTCCGCTCGCGGACGACGACCGGGCTCTCGTGCACCCGGTCGATCAACGCGTACGCGATACCGGCGCCCGTCGCGTCGCCGCCGGCGTGCAGGATGCGCGCGAACGCGTGCGCGGCCTCGAGGCCGTGCGACAGCTCCCCGTCGTGACGGTCGAACGGCACGCCGCGGGCGATCAGCTCGTCCATCGCGGCGGGGCCCTCGGCGCACAGGATGCCGACCGTGTCGGCATCGCTGAGGCCGGCCCCGGCAACCAGCGTGTCGGCCACGTGCGACGCCACGCTGTCGCCCAGGTGCGGTGCGCCGGGATCGGCCATGTCGTCGATCACGACGGCGACACCGCCCTGGGCGTACCGGGTGTTGCTCTCGGCGAGCTCGGCCTTGGTGAGAAGCGTGACGTCGTGCGTCCCGACGGCCGCGAGGGCCGCGGTCATGCCGGCGACACCGCTGCCGACGACGATGATGCTGCTCATGGCGGGTCCTTACCTGGGCAGCGCCGCGAGCATGCGCTCGAGCGCGACCTTCGCGTCGGTGGCGACGTCGTCGGCGACGACGATCTCGTTGCGGACCTCGCCGGCGACGAGGCCGTCGAGCGTCCACGCGAGGTAGCCGGGGTGGATGCGGTACATCGTCGAGCACGGGCAGACGACCGGGTCGAGGCAGAAGATCGTCCGGTCGGGGAACTCCGCCGCGAGACGGTTGACCATGTTGATCTCGGTGCCGATCGCGATCGTGTCACCGGGCTGCGACGCGATGACGAACTTGCGGATCGCGTCGGTCGAGCCGGCCGCGTCGGCGGCGTCGACCACCGGCATCGGGCTCTCGGGGTGCACGATGATCTTGACGCCCGGGTGCTCGGCGCGGGCCTTCTCGATCTGGGCGACGCTGAAGCGCTTGTGGACCGAGCAGAAGCCGTGCCACAGGATGACGCGTGCGCTCTCCAGGTCGTCGACGCTGTTGCCGCCGAGGGGCTTGCGCGGGTTCCACATGGGCATCTGCTCCAGCGGGACGCCCATCGCCTTGGCCGTGTTGCGGCCCAGGTGCTGGTCGGGGAAGAACAGCACGCGCTGACCCCGCTCGAACGCCCACTCCAGGACGGTCGCGGCGTTGGACGACGTGCAGACGATGCCGCCGTTGCGTCCGCAGAACGCCTTCAGCGCGGCCGAGGAGTTCATGTACGTGACGGGGATGACCGGTTGCCTGCCGTCGGCGTCCGGCTCGGTGCCGTACAGCTCCAGCAGGTCCTCCCAGCACGCCTCGACCGAGTCCTCGTCGGCCATGTCGGCCATCGAGCAGCCGGCCGCGAGGTTCGGCAGGATGACCTGCTGCTCGGGCCGGGCCAGGATGTCCGCGGTCTCGGCCATGAAGTGGACGCCGCAGAACACGATCGTCTCCGCGTCCGGCTTGGTCAGTGCGGCGTTCGCGAGCTGGAACGAGTCGCCCACGAAGTCGGCGTACTGGATGACCTCGTCGCGCTGGTAGAAGTGGCCGAGGATGACCAGCTTCTCGCCCAGCGTCTCCTTGGCCGCGCGGATGCGGGCGTGCAGCTCCTCGTCGCTCATGCGCTGGTACGCCGCGGGCAGCTGGCCCGGGCGGACGACCGGCTCGGGGATGCGGTCGTTCTCGGACGCGCCGGGGCCGTAGCCGGGGAGCTGGTCGAACTCCCACGGACCCTTCGCGAGCTCGACGTCACAGCTCGCTGCGGGCGTCTGGACGATAAGGGTGTTGACGGAAGTCATCGCTGCTCCTCGGGGGCGGATGAGGGCGCGCCGGCCTCGAAGCGGAACAGCGCGGGGGGACGGTGGCTCGTGCCCTGCAGGCAGGTGCCCGTGGGGACGAGGGTCTTGGTGGCCAGGGCCTGGCGGCGGAAGTTGGCCGGGTCGAGGGTCGTGCGCAGGACCGCCTCGTGCACCGCGCGCAGCTCGGCGAGCGTGAACTCCTCCGGCAGGAACGCGTGCGCGATCGGCGTGTACGTGATCTTGGCCCGCAGCCGGGCCAGCGCGTACTCGATGATCTCGGTGTGGTCGAAGGCGAGCGGCGGCAGCTCGTCGGCGACGAACCACTCGACGTTCTCACCGTCCACGGCTCGGGCGACCTCGTCGGGTCGTACGAGCGCCCAGTAGACGATCGAGACGACCCGCTCGTCGGGCGAGCGGTCGACGTTGCCGAACGCGTACAGCTGCTCGAGGTAGTTGGGGGTGAGACCGGTGGTGCGCTCCAGCGTGTGCCGGGCGCTGGCGGCGAGGTCCTCGTGGGCCTCGAGCGGCCCGCCGGGCAGGGCCCACTGCCCCTCGTACGGCTCGCGGATACGGCGCACGAGCGGCAGCCACAGCGTCATCAGATGGGTCTCGGGGTGGGGCCGCAGCGCGAAGATCACCGTCGAGACCGCGAGGGAGACCCGCTGGTCGATCGAGGAGGAGACCATCATGACGGCGATCCTGACTTAAGGTGGCTATGACTTTAAGGTCACTCTACCGAGCCCTTAAAGTCACGTCAACCCTAAGTCGCGGATCGTCTGGATGGCGGTGATGATGGGCTCATGCTTCTCGCCGACGTCGTCGCCACCTCCGCTGCGGTGGCCGCCACCCGGTCACGTTCTGCGAAGGCGACCGCCCTGGCCGATCTCCTCCTCCGCACCGCGACCGAGAGCCCCGAGGACGTCCCGACGGTGACCTCGTACCTGGCCGGCGCTCTTCGGCAACGACGGACCGGCCTCGGCTGGCGGTCGCTGCAGGACGCACCGGCGGCCGCGACGACGCCCTCGCTCACCGTGTCCGAGGTGGACGCCGCCTTCGACCGCCTCGCCGCACTGGCGGGCGCCGGCTCACAACGCGCCCGCGCCGAGGCCACAACAGCCCTGATGGCCCGCGCGACCGCAGACGAGCAGCGCTGGCTGCGCGGGGTTGTCACGGGCGAGGTGCGTCAGGGGGCACTCGACTCGTTGGTGCAGGACGCGCTCGCGATCGCGGGGCACGTCCCGCCCGCGTCCGTCCGCCGGGCCGCGATGATGGCCGGCTCGACGGTCGACGTCGCGACCGCGGCACTCACCGGCGGCGAGGACGCGCTGGCGGGGTTCGTGCTGACCGTCGGGCGCCCGGTGCTGCCGATGCTCGCGTCCACTGCGCCCACGATCGAGGCCGCGATGGCCAAGGCCGGCGGCGGCTCGGTCGCGGTCGACACCAAGCTCGACGGCGTCCGCATCCAGGTGCACCGCAGCGGGGACGACGTGCTGGTGGTCACCCGGTCGCTCGACGACGTGACGGCCCGCCACCCCGAGGTCGTCGCGGCCGCCCGCGCGCTCCCCTGCCGGGACGTCGTGCTCGACGGCGAGGTGCTCGCGCTCGGCCCGGACGGCCGACCGCGCCCGTTCCAGGAGACGGCCTCCCGCGCCGCCTCGACGAGCGGCGTGGAGCTGACCCCGGCGTTCTTCGACCTGCTGCACCTGGACGGCCGGGACCTCCTCGACGCCCCCACGTCGGCTCGTCTCGACGCGCTGGAGTCCGTCGTGCCGGAGGTCCACCGGGTTCCGCGGCTCGTCACGACGGACGTCGCGGAGGCCGAGGCCTTCGCCGAGCAGGTGCTCGGCCTCGGGCACGAGGGGGTCGTCGTCAAGAGCCTGACCGCGCCGTACGCCGCCGGACGCCGCGGCGCGACGTGGGTCAAGGTCAAGCCCGTCCACACCCTCGACCTGGTCGTGCTCGCGGTCGAGCGCGGCTCGGGCCGCCGCAGCGGCTGGCTGTCCAACATCCACCTCGGCGCCCGCGACGGCGACGGCTGGGTGATGCTCGGCAAGACGTTCAAGGGCATGACCGACGAGATGCTCGCCTGGCAGACCGAGCGCTTCCACGACCTCCAGGTCGACGACGACGGCTACGTCGTGACCGTCCGCCCCGAGCAGGTCGTCGAGATCGCGTTCGACGGGGTGCAGCGCTCGACCCGCTACCCCGGCGGCGTCGCCCTCCGCTTCGCGCGGGTCGTCCGCTACCGCGACGACAAGACCCCGGCCGAGGCCGACACGCTCGACACCGTCCGAGCACATCTCGCCGCCGCACCCTGAGCCCGGCCTCCCCGTGGTCGGTTTCCCACGGGACCGTGGGAATTGGTCACTCCCCTCGGGTCATGACACGAGGTGAGTGACGAAGACGCGCGGGGAGTGGCCGGGCTCACCGGGCGCGGAGGGCCGTCCAGCCGGCGAGCCGGCCGCCGCGGCTGACCGCGCGGAGACGCCGCTCGGCCGCGGACCGGACCTCGTTCGACGTGGCCAGCAGGAGGTGGTCGCCCGCCCGCAGCACCGTGCTCTCCTTCGGCGCGAAGATCTCGCCGCGGCGCCGGATGAGCGTGATCACGGCATCGCCCGGCAGCCTCAGCTCGTCGACGTAGACCCCGGCCAGGCGGGAGTCCGCCGACACGGTGAGCTGCAGGACGGTGACGTCGATGTCCTCCAGCGGGGCGGACTCGATCGTCACGTCGGTCGTCCTCTCCTCGTCGGTCACGCCGAGCTTCTTCGCCACCCAGGGCAGGGTCGGGCCCTGGACCAGCGTGAACACCACCACGAGCAGGAACACCACGTCGAAGATCTGGTGGGCCGACGGCAGGCCCTGCGTGATCGGGATGGTCGCCAGGACGATCGGCACCGCCCCCCTCAGCCCCGCCCAGGACATGAAGGCCTGCTCGCGCCAAGGGACCCGATACGGCGTCGCGCACACCAGGACCGACAACGGGCGGGCGACCAGCAGGAGGACGCTGCCCACCAGCAGCGCCGGGAGCAGGGCGTCGAGCAGACGGCCGGGGCTCGCGAGCAGCCCCAGCATGATGAACAGGCCGATCTGGGCGACCCAGGCGAGTCCCTCCGCGAAGCCCGCGGTGGCGCTGCGGTGCGGCAGGGTCGTGTTGCCCAACCACATGCCCGCGACGTACACCGCGAGGAACGGGCTCCCGCCGGCCATGCCCGCCAACGAGAACGCCACGAACAGGATCGCGATCGTGGCGAGCGGGTAGAGCCCGGCCGCCGGGAGCGCGCTGCGACCCAGCACCCACTGGCCGACCCACGCCACCGCGAGTCCCACCAGCAGTCCCACGACGAGCTGCTGCAGCATGAGCGCACCGATCGCGAGCGGACCCGAGCTGTCCCAGGCGTCGGAGGCGATGACGGTGACGAGGATGATCACCGGCGGGTCGTTGAAGCCGGACTCGGCCTCCAGCGTCGCGCGCAGACGCCGGGTGATCGGCAGCTGGCGCATCACCGAGAACACGGCCGCAGCATCGGTCGACGACACCACGGCACCCAGCAGCAGCGCGGTGCGGAGGTCGACGTCCAGGATCAGGTACGTCAGCCCGCCCGTGACGGCCACGCTCACCCCGACACCGACCGTGGCCAGGACGATCGACATGGCCGCCACCGGCCGGGTCACGGACCACTGCGTCGTGAAGCCGCCCTCCGCCAGGATCACCGCGAGGGCGAGGGATCCCAGCACCATGGCGAGCTCGACGTCCTCGAACCCGATCCCTAGCCCGGACTCGCCGATCGCGAGCCCGATCCCGAGGTACAGCAGAAGGCCGGGCAGCCCGGACCGCGTCGCGATGCGGACGGCCACGACGCCCGCCAGCAGGGCGGCCGAGACCGCCAGCACCGTGACGTTGAGGTCGTCAGCGCTCATCAGCTCCGCGCGCCGCCGTCCACCGCGTGAAGCAGGTCCGCGGTCAGCAGCGCGTCGATGTCGCCGACCTCCAGCGAGATCACCTCGACACCCCAGGCCGACGTGACGCCGGTCGTGAGGGTGGGCAGGTCGGACTCGTAGCGCTGGCGCGCGGTCAGCAGGTCCTCGAACCGGGTGCACGCGATCTCGCGACCGAGATGGGTCTCCACGGCGGCGAAGGTCGCCGCCATCGGGTCCTCGGCCGCGACGATCGCCCGCGCGGGGTCCGTCACGTGCGCCTGGGTCGTCGCCCGCACGTGCACCGAGACGCCGTCGAGCGTCGTCGCCGCCACTCCCAGGAGCTGGTTGGTCGGGCGCAGCGAGACGGTGGTCCAGCGCTCGACCACGGGCACCCGCCGGACCAGTCCCGGACCGGCGACCCGGGCGACCCGTCCCAGCCGGGTCACGACGAGTCGCTGGTGCTCCGGGACGACCCGCACGGCGGCCAGGACCGCCCCCACCAGGACCGCGACGCCCACCACCGTCCACGCCGCGAGGGATGGGCTCAGGGAGTCGGTCGCACCGGCCAGGAGGCCGTCGGTCGTCGGGCGGGTCATGTCGCTGCCTTCGTCGGGGGACGCCGCAGGAGCTCGAACCGGCTGCTGCGGCCTGGTCTCCAGCCTGTCCGGCCGACGCCGCCGGAACCATCCGTGCCACCACCCATCTTCGCCGGCGGGCGGCTCCCTGCGTGGACATCGGCGACCGCGATGCGTGAGGCTGGCGCCATGACGGCGCTGACGCGACTCCCCCTCTACTGGCGGATCTGCCTCATCAACGGCCTCGTCTTCCTGGTCGGCACGGTCGTCCTCGCGGCCTCGCCGGCCACCATCTCCACCCGCGTGCTCGTCTCCGAGGCGATCGTCCTGCTGGTCGGCCTGGTCCTGATCCTGTTCGCGAACGCCCTGCTGATCCGTTCCACGCTCGCGCCGCTCGAACGCTTGACGCGGCTGACCGAGAGCGTCGACCTGCAGTCCCCGCGTGAGCAGCTGTCCGACGACGGGCACGGCACCGTGGCGCGCCTGTTCCGCGGCTTCAACGCGATGCTCGACCGCCTGGAGGCCGAGCGCAGCAGCAGCAACGCCAAGGCCCTCGCGGCGCAGGAGGCCGAGCGCCACCGCATCGCCCAGGAGCTGCACGACGAGGTGGGCCAGGGACTCACCGCCGTCCTGCTCGGCCTCAAGCGAGCCACCGATCGCGCCCCCGACGACCTCGCCGACGAGCTGCGCGGGGTCGCCGAGATCGCCCGGTCGAGCCTGGACGAGGTGCGCGACGTCGCCCGACGGCTGCGGCCCGGGGTCCTGGACGACCTGGGCCTGCTCAGCGCGCTCGCGGCCGCGTGCACCGACTTCAGCACGCACAGCGGTGTGCACGTGCGCCGCGGGTTCGCGCCCGGGCTGCCGCCGCTGTCCGCGGAGAAGGAGCTGGTGGTCTACCGCGTCGCGCAGGAAGCCCTGACCAACGTCGCACGTCACGCGCTGGCGAGCACCGTGACGGTGTCCCTGTCGACGCAGGGTGACGCGGTGGTCCTGCTCGTCGCCGACGACGGGGTCGGGATCCACGGGCGGGCCGAGAGCACCGGCATCCGCGGCATGCGCGAGCGCGCGCGACTCGTCGAGGGCAGCCTCGTCGTCCGCACCCGGATCGGCGGCGGCACCGAGGTGCGTCTCGTGGTCCCGACCGGGACGGTGACACCGTGAGCACAAGCCCGGACGTGCGGATCCTGCTCGCCGACGACCACGCGCTCGTACGGCGGGGAGTCCGCCTGATCCTCGACAGCGAGCCCGGGCTCACCGTCGTCGCCGAGGCCGGCGACGGCGCCGAGGCGGTCGAGGCCGTCCGCTCCCAGCCGATCGACCTGGCGATCCTCGACGTGTCGATGCCACGGATGACGGGGCTGCAGGCCGCGCGGGAGATCTCCCGCCGGCGCGACCCCCCGTACATCCTGATGCTGTCGATGCACGACAACGAGCAGTACTTCTTCGAGTCGCTCACGTGCGGCGCCTCCGGGTACGTCCTGAAGTCCGTGGCCGACCAGGACCTCGTCCGGGCGTGCCACGCAGCCGTCCGCGGCGAGTCGTTCCTGTACCCGGGCGTCATGAGTGCCCTGGTCCGCAACTACCTGGAGCGCAGCCGCCGCGGCGAGAAGATGTCGGACAAGGTGCTGACCCCCCGCGAGGACGAGGTGCTCAAGCTCATCGCCGAGGGCTCCACCTCACGCGAGATCGCCGAGGCACTGACGATCAGCCTCAAGACCGTGGAGCGGCACCGCTCGAACATCCTGGCCAAGCTCGGCATGCGTGACCGCACGGACCTGACCCGCTACGCGATTCGCGCGGGTCTCGTCGAGCCCTGAGCTCGACAGATCAGCGCAGCCGCTTCCGGATCTCTTCGACGATCTGCTCGGCAGGGACGTCGAACGCGGCCATCGGGATCACCGGATCGGGTCGGGTCCCCTTGAGGTCGATCAGCACTCCAGCGGTCTGGCGCTGCTTGGTCTCCCCCCGTGTCCTGCCGCCGGCCTGGATGCTCGCACCGCGGACACTCGACCACGGCACCTCGATCACCGTGCGATAGCCGTAGTAGCTCAGGTCCTC
Above is a genomic segment from Aeromicrobium chenweiae containing:
- the nadC gene encoding carboxylating nicotinate-nucleotide diphosphorylase is translated as MLERRQIQRVVDMALDEDAPFGDLTSQTLVPSTAVAQAELVAREPGVLAGAEVFEIAMTTLDPAVKVTVERADGESFDRGAVLARVEGPARAVLQAERVALNLVQRMTGIATLTRTYVEAVAGTDVRVVDTRKTTPGLRALERHAVRCGGGHNHRFSLSDAVMAKDNHLAVIGDLTAALRQARLDLPHTTHVEVEVDRLDQIDAVLESGAAHTIMLDNFSLDDLRAGVALIAGRALVEASGGITLDTIGDIARTGVDVISVGALTHSVRALDLGLDITVS
- the nadB gene encoding L-aspartate oxidase — encoded protein: MSSIIVVGSGVAGMTAALAAVGTHDVTLLTKAELAESNTRYAQGGVAVVIDDMADPGAPHLGDSVASHVADTLVAGAGLSDADTVGILCAEGPAAMDELIARGVPFDRHDGELSHGLEAAHAFARILHAGGDATGAGIAYALIDRVHESPVVVRERTTVVDLLLEDGRCVGVRLLGGEEVRSDAVILATGGAGQLFPYTTNPEVATADGLAMALRAGALAADLEFYQFHPTSLDAPGNFLISEAVRGEGAVLIDADGHRFMLDVHPDAELAPRDVVARGIAQQMARQPGIPVRLDATHLGAEFLARRFPNIDAACRAQGHDWATVPIPVTPAAHYYMGGIRTDEWGRTSVPGLYAVGEAACNGLHGANRLASNSLLEGAVYGSRVVEGIVSPAPLADFDDQWQAPLKLDLTSDPDAQDVSRTDLQQLMWEAAGLARDGADLQQAVAELRRWRSPEVTDAKAAEDANLLVVARAVVASALAREESRGGHYRTDFPHTDPEQATHSAIGTPTQQKV
- the nadA gene encoding quinolinate synthase NadA, translated to MTSVNTLIVQTPAASCDVELAKGPWEFDQLPGYGPGASENDRIPEPVVRPGQLPAAYQRMSDEELHARIRAAKETLGEKLVILGHFYQRDEVIQYADFVGDSFQLANAALTKPDAETIVFCGVHFMAETADILARPEQQVILPNLAAGCSMADMADEDSVEACWEDLLELYGTEPDADGRQPVIPVTYMNSSAALKAFCGRNGGIVCTSSNAATVLEWAFERGQRVLFFPDQHLGRNTAKAMGVPLEQMPMWNPRKPLGGNSVDDLESARVILWHGFCSVHKRFSVAQIEKARAEHPGVKIIVHPESPMPVVDAADAAGSTDAIRKFVIASQPGDTIAIGTEINMVNRLAAEFPDRTIFCLDPVVCPCSTMYRIHPGYLAWTLDGLVAGEVRNEIVVADDVATDAKVALERMLAALPR
- a CDS encoding NUDIX hydrolase, yielding MMVSSSIDQRVSLAVSTVIFALRPHPETHLMTLWLPLVRRIREPYEGQWALPGGPLEAHEDLAASARHTLERTTGLTPNYLEQLYAFGNVDRSPDERVVSIVYWALVRPDEVARAVDGENVEWFVADELPPLAFDHTEIIEYALARLRAKITYTPIAHAFLPEEFTLAELRAVHEAVLRTTLDPANFRRQALATKTLVPTGTCLQGTSHRPPALFRFEAGAPSSAPEEQR
- a CDS encoding ATP-dependent DNA ligase, producing MLLADVVATSAAVAATRSRSAKATALADLLLRTATESPEDVPTVTSYLAGALRQRRTGLGWRSLQDAPAAATTPSLTVSEVDAAFDRLAALAGAGSQRARAEATTALMARATADEQRWLRGVVTGEVRQGALDSLVQDALAIAGHVPPASVRRAAMMAGSTVDVATAALTGGEDALAGFVLTVGRPVLPMLASTAPTIEAAMAKAGGGSVAVDTKLDGVRIQVHRSGDDVLVVTRSLDDVTARHPEVVAAARALPCRDVVLDGEVLALGPDGRPRPFQETASRAASTSGVELTPAFFDLLHLDGRDLLDAPTSARLDALESVVPEVHRVPRLVTTDVAEAEAFAEQVLGLGHEGVVVKSLTAPYAAGRRGATWVKVKPVHTLDLVVLAVERGSGRRSGWLSNIHLGARDGDGWVMLGKTFKGMTDEMLAWQTERFHDLQVDDDGYVVTVRPEQVVEIAFDGVQRSTRYPGGVALRFARVVRYRDDKTPAEADTLDTVRAHLAAAP
- a CDS encoding potassium/proton antiporter, which translates into the protein MSADDLNVTVLAVSAALLAGVVAVRIATRSGLPGLLLYLGIGLAIGESGLGIGFEDVELAMVLGSLALAVILAEGGFTTQWSVTRPVAAMSIVLATVGVGVSVAVTGGLTYLILDVDLRTALLLGAVVSSTDAAAVFSVMRQLPITRRLRATLEAESGFNDPPVIILVTVIASDAWDSSGPLAIGALMLQQLVVGLLVGLAVAWVGQWVLGRSALPAAGLYPLATIAILFVAFSLAGMAGGSPFLAVYVAGMWLGNTTLPHRSATAGFAEGLAWVAQIGLFIMLGLLASPGRLLDALLPALLVGSVLLLVARPLSVLVCATPYRVPWREQAFMSWAGLRGAVPIVLATIPITQGLPSAHQIFDVVFLLVVVFTLVQGPTLPWVAKKLGVTDEERTTDVTIESAPLEDIDVTVLQLTVSADSRLAGVYVDELRLPGDAVITLIRRRGEIFAPKESTVLRAGDHLLLATSNEVRSAAERRLRAVSRGGRLAGWTALRAR
- a CDS encoding SPFH domain-containing protein; protein product: MTRPTTDGLLAGATDSLSPSLAAWTVVGVAVLVGAVLAAVRVVPEHQRLVVTRLGRVARVAGPGLVRRVPVVERWTTVSLRPTNQLLGVAATTLDGVSVHVRATTQAHVTDPARAIVAAEDPMAATFAAVETHLGREIACTRFEDLLTARQRYESDLPTLTTGVTSAWGVEVISLEVGDIDALLTADLLHAVDGGARS
- a CDS encoding HAMP domain-containing sensor histidine kinase; translation: MTALTRLPLYWRICLINGLVFLVGTVVLAASPATISTRVLVSEAIVLLVGLVLILFANALLIRSTLAPLERLTRLTESVDLQSPREQLSDDGHGTVARLFRGFNAMLDRLEAERSSSNAKALAAQEAERHRIAQELHDEVGQGLTAVLLGLKRATDRAPDDLADELRGVAEIARSSLDEVRDVARRLRPGVLDDLGLLSALAAACTDFSTHSGVHVRRGFAPGLPPLSAEKELVVYRVAQEALTNVARHALASTVTVSLSTQGDAVVLLVADDGVGIHGRAESTGIRGMRERARLVEGSLVVRTRIGGGTEVRLVVPTGTVTP
- a CDS encoding response regulator, whose amino-acid sequence is MSTSPDVRILLADDHALVRRGVRLILDSEPGLTVVAEAGDGAEAVEAVRSQPIDLAILDVSMPRMTGLQAAREISRRRDPPYILMLSMHDNEQYFFESLTCGASGYVLKSVADQDLVRACHAAVRGESFLYPGVMSALVRNYLERSRRGEKMSDKVLTPREDEVLKLIAEGSTSREIAEALTISLKTVERHRSNILAKLGMRDRTDLTRYAIRAGLVEP